One window of the Trifolium pratense cultivar HEN17-A07 linkage group LG2, ARS_RC_1.1, whole genome shotgun sequence genome contains the following:
- the LOC123911063 gene encoding cullin-3A-like: MRKFLMSDPHYSENALKIIKEEVQKIYNNNSTRSFHELYTSAYHMVLLKDGEKLYCGIMTTLAAEIREILALIESAGDENFLEELNRKWMHHKVALGFVHDILLYMDRNFIKTTQGTITIHEIGYSRWIDFVIGSKGIRDKLPNTLVNLVLRERRGEVISTGLTGNITKMLMDLGMPVYEKNFKKPFLADFEVFYGSESRELINSGDCRDYLMEAERRINEEWERVSDYLDPSCESKIIRVVVKQMIENHMQTLVHMENSGLVNMLMGDKYEDLERMYNLFSRTPSGLTVVKDVMTSFIRDTGKQLIMDPERLKDPVDLVQHLLDLKEKYDKAITLAFNNDMKFQNALNSAFEYFINLNARSPEFISLFVDDKLRRGLKGVGEEDVEIVLDKVMRLFRYLQEKDVFEKYHKQHLAKRLLSGKNVSDEAERSLIVKLKTECGYQFTSKLEGMLTDMNTSYDMMQGFLACHGAELGDSPTLSVQVLTTDSWPIQSSPQCNLPSEVLGAYEKFRNYYLGKHIGRSLSLKTNTGTADLMATFGMGRKHELNVSTYQMSILMLFNNDDWLSCKEIEQATAIPMSDLKRCLQSLALVKGKNVLRKEPMSKDIAEDDAFFFNDEFTNKLFKVRIGTVAAQRESEQESVETRKRVEEDRKPQIEAAIVRVMKTRKILEYNNIIAEVTKQLLAQFLPNPAAIKKGIESLIEREFLERYTDRNTYRYLA, from the exons ATGCGGAAGTTCTTGATGTCTGACCCCCATTATTCTGAAAATGCACTTAAGATTATAAAAGAGGAAGTTCAAAagatatacaacaacaattcaacCCGTTCCTTTCATGAGCTTTACAC GAGTGCTTATCATATGGTGCTACTGAAAGATGGGGAAAAACTTTACTGTGGAATTATGACGACCTTGGCTGCTGAAATAAGAGAAATTTTAGCATTAATTGAATCTGCTGGAGATGAAAATTTCTTGGAAGAGCTCAACAGGAAATGGATGCACCATAAAGTGGCATTGGGATTCGTCCATGACATACTGTTGTACATGGATAgaaatttcataaaaacaacCCAGGGTACAATAACTATTCATGAAATTGGTTACAGTCGTTGGATAGATTTTGTGATCGGTTCCAAAGGAATTCGTGATAAGCTTCCAAATACACTTGTTAATCTTGTGCTTAGAGAAAGGAGGGGTGAAGTAATTAGCACAGGCTTGACGGGGAACATAACTAAGATGCTAATGGATCTCGGTATGCCTGTTTACGAGAAGAACTTTAAGAAGCCTTTTCTTgcagattttgaagttttttatGGTAGTGAGTCCCGGGAATTAATTAACTCTGGCGATTGTCGGGATTATCTGATGGAAGCTGAGAGGCGTATAAATGAAGAATGGGAGAGAGTATCTGACTACTTGGATCCTAGCTGTGAGTCAAAGATAATTAGAGTGGTAGTGAAACAAATGATTGAAAATCATATGCAGACACTTGTTCATATGGAGAATTCAGGCCTTGTTAATATGCTTATGGGTGACAAATATGAGGACTTGGAAAGAATGTATAACTTGTTTTCCAGGACACCTTCTGGACTGACAGTTGTTAAAGATGTCATGACTTCTTTTATACGGGATACTGGTAAGCAGTTAATTATGGATCCCGAGAGATTGAAAGATCCTGTGGATTTGGTGCAGCATCTTTTGGATTTGAAGGAAAAATATGACAAAGCTATTACATTGGCGTTTAACAACGACATGAAATTTCAGAATGCCTTGAACTCTgcatttgaatattttatcaatttgaatgctCGGTCTCCAgagttcatttctttgtttgTGGATGACAAGCTTCGCAGAGGGTTGAAGGGGGTTGGTGAGGAGGATGTGGAGATTGTACTAGACAAAGTAATGAGGCTTTTCCGGTATCTGCAAGAGAAGGACGTGTTTGAAAAGTATCATAAGCAACACCTAGCAAAAAGGCTTCTTTCAGGGAAGAACGTATCTGATGAGGCAGAAAGAAGTTTGATTGTTAAGCTCAAAACAGAATGTGGATATCAATTCACTTCTAAGTTAGAGGGAATGCTTACAGACATGAATACTTCTTATGATATGATGCAAGGTTTCTTAGCATGCCATGGTGCTGAGTTGGGAGATAGCCCTACACTATCTGTCCAGGTGCTTACAACAGATTCATGGCCTATTCAGTCCAGTCCTCAATGTAATCTTCCATCTGAAGTTCTAGGTGCATATGAGAAGTTTCGTAATTATTATCTCGGTAAACACATTGGACGGAGTTTGTCCTTGAAAACTAATACGGGGACTGCTGATTTAATGGCTACATTTGGCATGGGCCGGAAGCATGAGCTGAATGTTTCCACATACCAGATGTCTATACTCATGCTTTTCAATAATGATGATTGGTTGAGTTGCAAGGAGATAGAGCAGGCTACAGCAATACCCATGTCAGATTTGAAGAGGTGCCTTCAGTCTTTAGCTTTAGTCAAAGGCAAAAATGTTCTTCGGAAAGAGCCAATGAGCAAGGACATAGCTGAAGATGATGCATTCTTTTTCAATGACGAATTCACTAACAAGCTCTTCAAGGTAAGGATAGGGACTGTAGCTGCGCAGAGGGAGTCTGAACAAGAAAGTGTAGAAACTCGGAAAAGAGTGGAGGAAGATAGAAAGCCACAGATTGAGGCAGCAATTGTGAGGGTAATGAAAACTAGAAAGATTCTAGAATATAATAACATCATCGCCGAGGTCACAAAACAGCTGCTGGCACAATTTTTGCCTAATCCTGCCGCTATTAAAAAAGGGATTGAATCCCTCATTGAGCGTGAGTTTTTAGAGAGATATACGGACAGAAACACGTACCGCTATCTTGCTTGA